One Agrococcus jenensis genomic region harbors:
- a CDS encoding GNAT family N-acetyltransferase, translating into MPASPRPLPDGVELRPPTPADAPAWALFLVEEQLRTYAGLLPDAFHEDGLAQADIQGLADAFAAPGDAQRRIAWRGDRIVGVAAAEPAPAAWEVELGFVPAPAARELARLYVHADLHGTGLGGVLFDEVVDERPHYLWLIDGNARAARFYERRGFRHLDERVSTGPTWGHISMHRMLKD; encoded by the coding sequence GTGCCCGCATCACCCCGACCCCTGCCCGATGGCGTCGAGCTGCGCCCGCCGACCCCGGCCGACGCGCCCGCGTGGGCGCTGTTCCTCGTCGAGGAGCAGCTGCGCACCTACGCCGGCCTGCTGCCGGACGCCTTCCACGAGGACGGCCTCGCGCAGGCCGACATCCAGGGGCTCGCCGACGCCTTCGCGGCGCCCGGCGACGCGCAGCGGCGCATCGCGTGGCGCGGCGACCGCATCGTCGGCGTCGCAGCCGCCGAGCCCGCCCCGGCGGCGTGGGAGGTCGAGCTCGGCTTCGTGCCGGCACCGGCTGCGCGCGAGCTCGCGCGCCTCTACGTGCACGCCGACCTGCACGGCACGGGCCTCGGCGGCGTGCTCTTCGACGAGGTCGTCGACGAGCGGCCGCACTACCTCTGGCTCATCGACGGGAACGCCCGCGCCGCTCGGTTCTACGAGCGGCGCGGGTTCCGTCACCTGGACGAGCGGGTGTCGACCGGCCCGACATGGGGCCACATCAGCATGCATCGCATGCTGAAGGACTGA
- a CDS encoding nicotinate phosphoribosyltransferase, with product MTDRYELTMIDAALRAGTAFRPSVFEVFARRLPGARRYGVVAGTGRFLELLADFRFGDDELRFLRDEHIVSSELLDWLADYRFSGDIRGYAEGELYFPGSPILVVEGSFAEAVVLETLALSVLNYDSAVANAATRMTRAAKGRPVAEMGSRRANEEAAIAAARAAYIAGFGATSNLAAGSRWGIPTMGTAAHSFTLLHDSEAAAFQAQIDALGVGTTLLVDTYDIEQGIRTAIEVAGTGLGGIRLDSGDLDEVATEARALLDSLGATGTRITVTSDLDEYAIAALQASPVDAYGVGTSLVTGSGAPAAGMVYKLVARQGDDGAWVGVAKHSEDKASKPGEKVAVRTLEQGVAVEETVLVTDHRPTLDAAAAGGRALQVPLVQGGEIDDRWLGRQGVATARERHDAAVAELPNEAHRLARGEPVIPTVFR from the coding sequence ATGACCGACCGCTACGAGCTGACGATGATCGACGCCGCGCTGCGCGCCGGCACGGCGTTCCGGCCCTCCGTCTTCGAGGTGTTCGCGCGCCGGCTCCCGGGCGCCCGCCGCTACGGCGTCGTCGCCGGTACCGGCCGCTTCCTCGAGCTGCTCGCCGACTTCCGCTTCGGCGACGACGAGCTGCGCTTCCTGCGCGACGAGCACATCGTCTCGAGCGAGCTGCTCGACTGGCTCGCCGACTACCGGTTCTCGGGCGACATCCGCGGCTACGCGGAGGGCGAGCTGTACTTCCCGGGCTCCCCCATCCTCGTCGTCGAGGGCTCGTTCGCGGAGGCGGTCGTGCTCGAGACGCTCGCGCTCTCGGTGCTGAACTACGACTCGGCCGTCGCGAACGCCGCCACCCGCATGACGCGCGCGGCGAAGGGCCGCCCGGTCGCCGAGATGGGGTCGCGCCGCGCGAACGAGGAGGCGGCGATCGCCGCCGCCCGCGCCGCGTACATCGCCGGCTTCGGCGCCACCTCCAACCTCGCGGCCGGGTCGCGCTGGGGCATCCCCACGATGGGCACCGCGGCGCACTCCTTCACGCTGCTGCACGACTCCGAGGCGGCCGCCTTCCAGGCGCAGATCGACGCGCTCGGCGTGGGCACGACGCTGCTCGTCGACACCTACGACATCGAGCAGGGCATCCGCACGGCCATCGAGGTCGCCGGCACCGGCCTCGGCGGCATCCGCCTCGACTCCGGCGACCTCGACGAGGTCGCGACCGAGGCGCGGGCGCTGCTCGACTCGCTCGGCGCCACCGGCACGCGCATCACCGTCACGAGCGACCTCGACGAGTACGCGATCGCGGCGCTGCAGGCGAGCCCGGTGGACGCCTACGGCGTCGGCACGAGCCTCGTCACCGGCTCTGGGGCACCCGCCGCCGGCATGGTCTACAAGCTCGTCGCGCGGCAGGGCGACGACGGCGCGTGGGTCGGCGTCGCGAAGCACTCCGAGGACAAGGCGTCGAAGCCGGGCGAGAAGGTCGCGGTGCGCACGCTCGAGCAGGGCGTCGCGGTCGAGGAGACCGTGCTCGTCACCGACCACCGGCCGACCCTCGACGCGGCGGCGGCCGGCGGCCGCGCGCTGCAGGTGCCGCTCGTGCAGGGCGGCGAGATCGACGACCGCTGGCTCGGCCGGCAGGGCGTCGCCACCGCTCGTGAGCGCCACGACGCCGCGGTCGCGGAGCTGCCGAACGAGGCGCACCGCCTCGCGCGCGGCGAGCCGGTCATCCCGACCGTCTTCCGCTGA
- a CDS encoding S1C family serine protease, translating into MTNPYDRVPNPAGPQQQPQQPAPAPAPDGQRWQGWQQPSSPSLQGGPYATSAPRAPGAEHPTLAYTPIGAQQAPAAAAPRASRRTGLVVTSLVAAALLGGAAGFGGGALALSQQQPQTQSAPGAGATGDTVSDPSTIADVAAAAGPSVVTVQASSSSGSGEGSGVAIAAGGYIVTNNHVVTLDGQAADATITVETSDGRLLAAEIVGTDPIVDLAVIKVDAELPVITFAASDDVRVGDTAIAIGAPLGLSNSVTDGIVSAVDRGLRIASSAAPSEEDQSQQQPFGFWQPDGTQAAAEDISIPVVQTDASINPGNSGGALLNAAGQLVGVNVAIASMGSETSSGSIGIGFAIESSLVQRVVDEIIADGTASHGLLGASVSDVTDASVGTVGALIRETVEGGAAAAAGLQAGDVVTAIDGQPVTGATDATAQVRAHAGGETVTVTYLRDGDEAEAEVTLSELG; encoded by the coding sequence ATGACGAACCCGTACGATCGCGTGCCGAACCCCGCTGGCCCGCAGCAGCAGCCGCAGCAGCCCGCTCCCGCCCCGGCCCCCGACGGCCAGCGCTGGCAGGGCTGGCAGCAGCCCTCCTCGCCGTCCTTGCAGGGCGGCCCGTACGCCACCAGCGCGCCACGGGCACCGGGCGCCGAGCACCCGACGCTGGCTTACACGCCGATCGGCGCGCAGCAGGCGCCCGCCGCGGCTGCGCCGCGCGCATCCCGGCGCACCGGCCTGGTCGTGACGTCGCTCGTCGCTGCGGCGCTGCTCGGCGGCGCGGCCGGCTTCGGCGGCGGCGCGCTCGCGCTCAGCCAGCAGCAGCCGCAGACGCAGTCGGCGCCGGGCGCCGGCGCGACCGGCGACACGGTCTCCGACCCGTCGACGATCGCCGACGTCGCTGCGGCTGCCGGACCCTCCGTCGTCACCGTGCAGGCCTCGTCGAGCTCGGGCTCGGGCGAGGGGTCCGGGGTCGCGATCGCGGCCGGCGGCTACATCGTCACGAACAACCACGTCGTCACGCTCGACGGGCAGGCTGCCGACGCGACCATCACGGTCGAGACGAGCGACGGCCGGCTGCTCGCCGCCGAGATCGTCGGCACCGACCCGATCGTCGACCTCGCCGTCATCAAGGTCGACGCGGAGCTGCCGGTCATCACCTTCGCCGCGAGCGACGACGTGCGCGTCGGCGACACGGCGATCGCCATCGGCGCGCCGCTCGGCCTCTCGAACTCCGTGACCGACGGCATCGTCTCGGCGGTGGACCGCGGCCTGCGCATCGCCTCGAGCGCCGCGCCGAGCGAGGAGGACCAGTCGCAGCAGCAGCCCTTCGGCTTCTGGCAGCCCGACGGCACCCAGGCGGCCGCGGAGGACATCTCCATCCCGGTCGTGCAGACGGATGCGTCGATCAACCCGGGCAACTCCGGCGGCGCGCTGCTGAACGCGGCGGGCCAGCTCGTCGGCGTCAACGTGGCGATCGCCAGCATGGGCTCGGAGACCTCGTCCGGCTCGATCGGCATCGGCTTCGCGATCGAGTCGAGCCTCGTGCAGCGCGTGGTCGACGAGATCATCGCCGACGGCACCGCGAGCCACGGCCTGCTCGGCGCGTCGGTGAGCGACGTGACGGACGCCTCCGTCGGCACCGTGGGCGCGCTCATCCGAGAGACGGTCGAGGGCGGCGCGGCCGCCGCCGCAGGCCTGCAGGCGGGCGACGTCGTGACCGCGATCGACGGGCAGCCCGTGACCGGCGCGACCGATGCGACCGCGCAGGTGCGCGCCCATGCCGGTGGCGAGACCGTGACCGTCACCTACCTCCGCGACGGCGACGAGGCCGAGGCCGAGGTGACGCTCAGCGAGCTCGGCTAG
- a CDS encoding ABC transporter permease: protein MAAGGGGVNLFAEAMAYLLDPANWAGDGSIGLRILEHLAFSGAVLLVAAAIGVPAGVLIGHTGRGRGLVIALTSGARAIPTLGLLTIFGLLLGIGFEAPFLALVVLALPPVLAGAYAGVESVDRLVIGGARAIGMTERQILTGVELPLASPVLIGGLRSAALQVISTATLAAYVSDTGLGRLIFSGLKTRDYGVMLAGSLLVALLALVVELLFQAAQSAAARRAEPLGTPRTTARARASERNSA, encoded by the coding sequence GTGGCGGCGGGCGGTGGCGGCGTGAACCTGTTCGCGGAGGCGATGGCCTACCTGCTCGACCCGGCCAACTGGGCAGGGGACGGCAGCATCGGCCTGCGGATCCTCGAGCACCTCGCGTTCTCGGGCGCCGTGCTGCTCGTCGCCGCGGCCATCGGCGTGCCCGCCGGGGTGCTCATCGGGCACACCGGCCGCGGCCGCGGGCTCGTCATCGCGCTGACGAGCGGCGCGCGCGCGATCCCCACGCTCGGACTGCTGACGATCTTCGGGCTGCTGCTCGGCATCGGGTTCGAGGCGCCCTTCCTCGCGCTCGTCGTGCTCGCGCTGCCGCCCGTGCTCGCGGGCGCCTACGCCGGCGTCGAGTCGGTCGACCGGCTCGTGATCGGCGGGGCGCGGGCGATCGGCATGACCGAGCGGCAGATCCTCACCGGCGTCGAGCTGCCGCTCGCGAGCCCGGTGCTCATCGGCGGGCTCCGCTCCGCGGCGCTGCAGGTCATCTCGACGGCGACGCTCGCCGCCTACGTCTCCGACACCGGCCTCGGCCGGCTCATCTTCTCCGGCCTGAAGACCCGCGACTACGGCGTCATGCTCGCCGGCTCGCTGCTCGTCGCGCTGCTCGCGCTCGTCGTCGAGCTGCTGTTCCAAGCCGCCCAATCCGCGGCGGCCCGCCGCGCCGAACCACTCGGCACCCCACGCACCACCGCGCGCGCACGCGCATCAGAGAGGAACTCCGCATGA
- a CDS encoding ABC transporter substrate-binding protein: protein MTTPIRRTGLALAALGTAGVVLAGCSSADPLEESPTTAPSGSGESTTLVVGSQDYYSNEIIAELYAQGLEDAGYTIDRQLRIGQREVYLPEIESGSIDLFPEYTGPLLQVWADAPEERESDEVYAALTEAAPEGITVLDQAPATDQDSYVVTREFAEQYDLTTVADLANVDVPLTMGANSEAETRPNGPQGLADVYGIEVGFTPIEDGGGPLTVRALQDGDVQLAILYTAQPEIAENDLVVLEDTEGLFLSSNVVPVASDRVDEEAQAVVNEISAALTSEELIELNRRSTVDQSPAADIAATWLEEQGLLG from the coding sequence ATGACCACTCCCATTCGCAGGACGGGCCTCGCGCTCGCCGCGCTCGGCACCGCCGGTGTCGTCCTGGCCGGCTGCTCGAGCGCCGACCCGCTCGAGGAGAGCCCCACCACCGCGCCGAGCGGCAGCGGCGAGAGCACGACGCTCGTCGTCGGCTCGCAGGACTACTACTCGAACGAGATCATCGCCGAGCTCTACGCGCAGGGCCTCGAGGACGCCGGCTACACGATCGACCGCCAGCTGCGCATCGGGCAGCGCGAGGTCTACCTGCCCGAGATCGAGTCCGGCTCGATCGACCTCTTCCCGGAGTACACCGGCCCGCTGCTGCAGGTCTGGGCCGACGCACCCGAGGAGCGCGAGAGCGACGAGGTCTACGCCGCCCTCACCGAGGCTGCGCCCGAGGGCATCACGGTCCTCGACCAGGCGCCCGCGACCGACCAGGACTCCTACGTCGTGACGCGCGAGTTCGCCGAGCAGTACGACCTCACGACGGTCGCCGACCTCGCGAACGTCGACGTGCCGCTCACGATGGGCGCGAACTCCGAGGCCGAGACGCGGCCGAACGGGCCGCAGGGCCTCGCCGACGTCTACGGCATCGAGGTCGGCTTCACGCCGATCGAGGACGGCGGCGGCCCGCTCACCGTGCGCGCGCTGCAGGACGGCGACGTCCAGCTCGCGATCCTCTACACCGCGCAGCCCGAGATCGCCGAGAACGACCTCGTCGTGCTCGAGGACACCGAGGGCCTCTTCCTGTCGTCGAACGTCGTCCCGGTCGCGAGCGACCGCGTCGACGAGGAGGCACAGGCGGTCGTCAACGAGATCAGCGCGGCGCTCACGTCGGAGGAGCTCATCGAGCTCAACCGCCGCAGCACCGTCGACCAGTCGCCGGCCGCCGACATCGCGGCCACGTGGCTCGAGGAGCAGGGGCTGCTCGGCTGA
- a CDS encoding aminotransferase class I/II-fold pyridoxal phosphate-dependent enzyme: MEQAPWQRTAAGAGLLGADGRLAPTIFAEMTALASKTGALNLGQGFPDEDGPRAVLDAAKHAIDHGRNQYGPGRGSQELIDAVVEHQRRFYGIGLGRGDVLVTAGATEALAATMLAYLSPGDEVIVFEPYYDAYAAVAALAGAVLVPVPLAAPDFQPDPDRLQRAATPRTRMIIVNSPHNPTGTVFDEASMRHIVRVAERRDAIIVTDEVYEHLVYDERHVPIATIDAARDRLVSISSAGKTFSVTGWKVGWVMSTPERIAQISAVKQYLTFVNGAPFQPAVAVGLRLADEHFDTIQQTFARKRDILARGLRKAGFTVHDAMAGYFLLADAAPLGIDDATALARRMPELVGVVGVPLLALARPSRRDLRSTMRFAFCKSDDTLHEAASRLAGLKDAVLQPVP, encoded by the coding sequence ATGGAGCAGGCACCCTGGCAGCGGACCGCAGCGGGCGCAGGACTGCTCGGCGCGGACGGCCGGCTCGCGCCGACGATCTTCGCCGAGATGACCGCGCTCGCGTCGAAGACCGGCGCCCTCAACCTCGGGCAGGGCTTCCCCGACGAGGACGGCCCGCGGGCCGTGCTCGACGCGGCGAAGCACGCGATCGACCACGGTAGGAACCAGTACGGTCCCGGCCGCGGCAGCCAGGAGCTCATCGACGCGGTCGTCGAGCACCAGCGGCGCTTCTACGGCATCGGCCTCGGCCGCGGCGACGTGCTCGTCACGGCCGGTGCGACCGAGGCGCTCGCCGCGACGATGCTCGCCTACCTCTCCCCCGGCGACGAGGTGATCGTCTTCGAGCCGTACTACGACGCGTACGCCGCGGTCGCCGCGCTCGCCGGCGCGGTGCTCGTGCCCGTGCCGCTCGCCGCGCCCGACTTCCAGCCCGACCCCGACCGGCTGCAGCGCGCCGCGACGCCGCGCACGCGCATGATCATCGTGAACTCCCCGCACAACCCGACCGGCACCGTCTTCGACGAGGCGTCGATGCGGCACATCGTGCGCGTCGCCGAGCGCCGCGACGCGATCATCGTCACCGACGAGGTCTACGAGCACCTCGTCTACGACGAGCGGCACGTGCCGATCGCCACGATCGACGCGGCGCGCGACCGGCTCGTGTCGATCTCGTCGGCCGGCAAGACGTTCTCCGTCACCGGCTGGAAGGTCGGCTGGGTCATGTCGACCCCGGAGCGCATCGCCCAGATCAGCGCCGTCAAGCAGTACCTGACGTTCGTGAACGGCGCACCGTTCCAGCCCGCGGTCGCCGTCGGCCTGCGGCTCGCCGACGAGCACTTCGACACCATCCAGCAGACGTTCGCGCGCAAGCGCGACATCCTCGCGCGCGGGCTGCGGAAGGCCGGCTTCACGGTGCACGACGCGATGGCCGGGTACTTCCTGCTCGCCGACGCGGCGCCGCTCGGCATCGACGACGCGACGGCACTCGCTCGGCGCATGCCGGAGCTCGTCGGGGTCGTCGGCGTGCCGCTGCTGGCGCTCGCCCGACCCTCGCGGCGCGACCTCCGCTCGACCATGCGGTTCGCGTTCTGCAAGTCGGACGACACGCTGCACGAGGCCGCCTCGCGGCTCGCGGGGCTCAAGGACGCGGTGCTCCAGCCCGTGCCCTGA
- a CDS encoding DUF3039 domain-containing protein, giving the protein MTQLPAPDTAGPGSIGAGGSTDVLDRELEKLLNEESVEDGDHDRFSHYVKKEKILQSALSGKPVRALCGKKWTPGRDPEKFPICPACKEIYEKLREE; this is encoded by the coding sequence ATGACGCAGCTGCCCGCCCCCGACACCGCAGGCCCCGGCTCGATCGGCGCCGGCGGGAGCACCGACGTGCTCGACCGCGAGCTCGAGAAGCTCCTCAACGAGGAGTCGGTGGAGGACGGCGACCACGACCGGTTCTCGCACTACGTCAAGAAGGAGAAGATCCTGCAGTCGGCGCTCTCGGGCAAGCCCGTGCGCGCGCTGTGCGGCAAGAAGTGGACGCCGGGCCGCGACCCGGAGAAGTTCCCGATCTGCCCCGCCTGCAAGGAGATCTACGAGAAGCTGCGCGAGGAGTAG